A window of the Oncorhynchus masou masou isolate Uvic2021 chromosome 13, UVic_Omas_1.1, whole genome shotgun sequence genome harbors these coding sequences:
- the LOC135551698 gene encoding uncharacterized protein C6orf47-like, giving the protein MTAVVGRVWGWVRPAISYRPWGSKAGPDKTMRDKPVTEEQQTRGSWGFLGGLTTWVWGAGQKRQTSEQTTLIEEYWEASEEKIQSREVEELGAGKQEAEGKAEHGDSRWWNKILPPSHLFWPRTAEPGGLSQTKCVGAGWDSDKDGEYSDYGTPPPSPTPSSSSAFRFFALAWNGVIVPEHYEICFNLLRHLFDLLVVGFLWIVSPPTKLVLEVLGVQGGLKLWLHGMAMFSVSTVGMAGLLWLVQEYLLQFALLYGIVQALVISVSIQQSVILGDGDEAYEKEVEDVEVRDDEEVTEMYLTTLER; this is encoded by the coding sequence ATGACAGCTGTAGTAGGAAGAGTTTGGGGGTGGGTGCGTCCAGCTATCTCCTACCGGCCCTGGGGCAGCAAAGCAGGACCTGACAAAACCATGAGGGACAAGCCAGTGACTGAAGAGCAGCAGACGAGAGGCAGCTGGGGCTTCTTGGGGGGGTTAACAACCTGGGTTTGGGGAGCCGGACAGAAAAGACAAACAAGTGAACAAACAACATTGATCGAAGAGTACTGGGAAGCAAGTGAGGAGAAAATCCAGTCCAGGGAAGTTGAAGAGCTGGGTGCGGGAAAGCAGGAGGCTGAGGGGAAAGCAGAACATGGCGACTCCAGATGGTGGAATAAGATTCTGCCACCTTCACACTTATTCTGGCCGAGAACAGCTGAACCTGGTGGGCTAAGTCAGACGAAATGTGTCGGTGCAGGATGGGACTCTGACAAAGATGGGGAGTATTCTGACTATGGAACCCCTCCACCGTCTCCCACACCGAGCTCCTCATCAGCCTTCCGGTTCTTTGCACTCGCCTGGAATGGGGTGATAGTTCCGGAACATTATGAGATCTGCTTCAACCTCCTTCGTCACCTGTTTGACCTGTTGGTGGTGGGCTTCCTGTGGATTGTGTCCCCCCCTACCAAGTTGGTCCTGGAGGTTCTAGGGGTCCAAGGAGGACTGAAGTTGTGGCTCCATGGAATGGCCATGTTTTCTGTCTCCACTGTTGGAATGGCGGGACTACTTTGGTTGGTCCAAGAGTATCTTCTACAGTTTGCTCTGTTGTATGGCATCGTGCAAGCACTGGTCATCTCTGTCAGCATCCAGCAGAGTGTGATCCTAGGAGATGGGGATGAGGCATATGAAAAGGAGGTGGAGGATGTGGAAGTGAGAGACGATGAGGAAGTTACAGAGATGTACTTGACTACACTGGAAAGATGA
- the ppp1r11 gene encoding E3 ubiquitin-protein ligase PPP1R11, translating to MAEAPGTSSETITETVQVDTPPPPQQEGRSLTIKLRKRKTDKKVEWSSDTVDNEHLGRRSSKCCCVYEKPKQFGESSSESEGDDEGCGSAHCILGHGKDGRHGHRGGGGGSTIPPSSGGSHAH from the exons ATGGCGGAGGCGCCAGGTACTTCTAGCGAGACGATAACGGAGACCGTTCAAGTTGACACACCGCCACCGCCCCAGCAG GAGGGACGTAGCCTGACCATCAAGCTGAGGAAGAGAAAGACTGACAAGAAGGTGGAGTGGTCCAGCGACACAGTGGACAACGAGCATCTGGGAAGGAGGTCCTCCAAGT GTTGCTGCGTCTACGAGAAGCCCAAACAGTTTGGGGAGTCCTCCTCTGAGAGTGAGGGAGATGACGAGGGCTGTGGAAGTGCACACTGCATTCTGGGACATGGGAAAGACGGCAGGCATGGAcacagaggagggggtggggggagtaCGATTCCTCCAAGCTCTGGGGGATCACATGCCCACTAA